The following proteins come from a genomic window of Candidatus Izemoplasmatales bacterium:
- a CDS encoding 6-phosphofructokinase has product MDKLRGNLLYGQSGGPTSVINASAYGVIKEALQNKDFIGEIYCMRHGIQGILKDDLIKVSDLSFEDVELLVNTPGAAFGTIRYKMKEWEEDEREYKKILDILKKYNIRYFLYNGGNDSMETCREVDEYLKKVGYDCRVVGIPKTIDNDLPITDHCPGYGSAAKYIANACMEIACDSSGYPKGKVTIAEIMGRHTGWLTAASYVASASSFGPDLIYVPEVPFSIDKFKEDIKKVMTRKEHCLVAVSEGINDGQGNFIAAASGTKDPFGHTQLGGVCHKLAAIVTEELGYSTRPCELSLLQRAAVHLQSKTDVDEAINVGRYAVRYALAGKTSIMVAMRRANIDAYKIVYFTVPLKDVAAVEKTLPRTMINVEGNGIMPEFLAYVLPLIEGHHKPQFRNGVMRFTTIIKP; this is encoded by the coding sequence ATGGACAAACTGAGAGGAAACCTGCTTTACGGCCAGTCCGGAGGACCCACGAGCGTCATCAACGCGTCGGCCTACGGCGTCATCAAGGAAGCGCTCCAGAACAAGGATTTCATCGGCGAGATCTACTGCATGCGCCACGGCATCCAGGGCATCCTCAAGGACGACCTGATCAAGGTGTCCGACCTGTCGTTCGAGGACGTCGAGTTGCTCGTCAACACCCCGGGCGCGGCCTTCGGCACGATCCGTTACAAGATGAAGGAATGGGAAGAGGACGAGCGCGAGTACAAGAAGATCCTCGACATCCTGAAGAAATACAACATCCGGTATTTCCTTTACAACGGCGGGAACGATTCGATGGAGACCTGCCGCGAAGTCGACGAATACCTGAAGAAGGTCGGCTACGACTGCCGCGTCGTCGGGATCCCGAAGACGATCGACAACGACCTCCCGATCACCGACCACTGCCCCGGCTACGGCTCGGCGGCCAAATACATCGCCAACGCCTGCATGGAGATCGCCTGCGACTCCTCCGGCTATCCCAAGGGCAAGGTCACGATCGCCGAGATCATGGGCCGCCACACCGGCTGGCTCACCGCCGCCTCGTACGTGGCGAGCGCCTCGAGCTTCGGTCCCGACCTGATCTACGTCCCCGAAGTCCCGTTCTCGATCGACAAGTTCAAGGAAGACATCAAGAAGGTCATGACCCGCAAGGAGCACTGCCTCGTCGCCGTCTCCGAAGGCATCAACGACGGTCAGGGCAACTTCATCGCCGCCGCCTCCGGCACGAAGGACCCGTTCGGCCACACCCAGCTCGGCGGCGTCTGCCACAAGCTCGCCGCGATCGTCACCGAGGAGCTCGGCTACTCGACCCGTCCGTGCGAACTGTCCCTGCTCCAGCGCGCCGCCGTCCACCTGCAGTCGAAGACGGACGTCGACGAGGCGATCAACGTCGGCCGCTACGCCGTCCGCTACGCCCTCGCCGGCAAGACCTCGATCATGGTCGCGATGCGCCGCGCCAACATCGACGCCTACAAGATCGTCTACTTCACCGTCCCGCTCAAGGACGTCGCCGCCGTCGAGAAGACGCTGCCGCGGACGATGATCAACGTCGAGGGCAACGGCATCATGCCGGAATTCCTCGCCTACGTCCTGCCGCTGATCGAAGGCCACCACAAGCCGCAGTTCCGAAACGGCGTCATGCGCTTCACCACGATCATCAAACCCTGA
- a CDS encoding DUF134 domain-containing protein has protein sequence MARPTKSRNICEMPRFTRFGACGACHDDDRAPINMTLDEYETIRLIDHESLTQEECADRMEIARTTVTAIYAEARRKIAEAIVAGHAIEIAGGNVRVCDGSMRQCGQSGCGRRDGCRFRGFSDPSKT, from the coding sequence ATGGCAAGACCGACGAAATCGCGGAACATCTGCGAGATGCCGCGCTTCACCCGCTTCGGCGCCTGCGGAGCATGCCATGATGACGATCGTGCGCCGATCAACATGACCCTCGACGAATACGAGACGATCCGCCTCATCGACCATGAGAGCCTGACCCAGGAGGAGTGCGCCGACCGCATGGAGATCGCCCGGACCACCGTGACCGCGATCTACGCCGAGGCGAGGCGGAAGATCGCAGAGGCGATCGTCGCAGGCCATGCGATCGAGATCGCCGGCGGGAACGTCCGCGTCTGCGACGGATCGATGCGGCAATGCGGGCAGTCCGGATGCGGCCGCCGCGACGGATGCCGTTTCCGCGGATTTTCTGATCCGTCCAAAACCTGA
- a CDS encoding MBL fold metallo-hydrolase, producing the protein MILQMLVDNETDHPVCRAAHGLSLWIEIGGRFILFDFGPKGVLRENAAALGVDLSKADLAVLSHGHADHGGGLGGFLEANPTVSIYVRPAAFLRHLSRRDDGIHDIGLDSGLAGHPRFVETADVHRIDSQLLLFATPSRVHPEPAGNATLMSDGPSGPYRDAFAHEQSLLISAEGMTVLVAGCAHAGILNILDRAAGLGFPRIDHVVGGFHLFSHGTGAVEPEAAIRSLAEDLRKAQAVFHTCHCTGTGPFAVLKSVLGDNIDYLKAGMAITL; encoded by the coding sequence ATGATCCTCCAGATGCTCGTCGATAACGAGACCGACCACCCAGTTTGCCGCGCCGCCCACGGACTGTCGCTCTGGATTGAAATCGGGGGACGCTTCATCCTCTTCGACTTCGGACCGAAGGGCGTGCTTCGTGAAAACGCCGCCGCGCTCGGCGTCGATCTGTCGAAGGCCGACCTTGCGGTCCTGTCCCACGGTCATGCGGACCATGGGGGAGGGTTAGGGGGTTTTCTCGAGGCGAACCCGACGGTGTCGATCTACGTGCGTCCTGCGGCGTTCCTTCGCCACCTGTCGCGCCGTGATGATGGGATTCACGACATCGGCCTCGACTCCGGTCTTGCGGGTCATCCGCGCTTCGTCGAAACCGCGGACGTTCATCGGATTGATTCACAACTGCTCCTGTTCGCGACGCCGAGTCGCGTTCACCCTGAACCTGCGGGAAATGCTACGTTGATGTCCGACGGACCGTCCGGACCGTATCGGGACGCCTTCGCGCATGAGCAGAGTCTTCTGATCTCCGCAGAAGGAATGACGGTCCTCGTCGCCGGGTGCGCCCATGCCGGCATTCTCAACATCCTCGACCGCGCCGCCGGACTCGGGTTTCCCCGCATCGACCACGTCGTCGGCGGATTCCATCTCTTCAGCCACGGCACCGGCGCCGTGGAACCCGAAGCGGCGATCCGTTCGCTTGCAGAGGATTTGCGGAAGGCGCAGGCCGTCTTCCATACATGCCACTGCACCGGAACGGGACCATTCGCGGTCCTGAAGTCCGTCCTTGGCGACAACATCGATTATTTGAAGGCCGGCATGGCGATCACGCTGTGA
- a CDS encoding Mrp/NBP35 family ATP-binding protein yields MNEECNGDCASCAEECEDRKEPVNLKAEPNPTSRVKRMIAIVSGKGGVGKSYVTSLLAVAAKRSGRKVGILDADVTGPSIPRMFGIRERATDNEFGLVPVPTKTGIATMSVNLLLERETDPVVWRGPLIAKMVTQFWTDVAWGDLDLLFVDMPPGTGDVALTVFQSLPVDGIVVVTSPQELVSMIVAKAVKMADLLHVPVLAVVENMSYFKCPECGAEHAVFGRSAVEKVAREYGVRHAVRLPIEPTVARLCDAGRIEFADISVIKPLVDVIDPKEE; encoded by the coding sequence ATGAACGAAGAATGTAACGGCGACTGCGCCTCCTGCGCGGAAGAATGCGAAGACCGGAAGGAACCCGTCAATCTCAAGGCGGAACCGAATCCGACGAGCCGCGTCAAGCGGATGATTGCGATCGTGAGCGGCAAGGGGGGCGTCGGCAAGTCCTACGTGACCTCCCTGCTCGCGGTCGCCGCGAAAAGAAGCGGCCGGAAGGTCGGAATCCTGGACGCCGACGTCACCGGTCCCTCGATCCCGCGCATGTTCGGCATCCGCGAGCGGGCGACGGACAACGAATTCGGACTCGTGCCCGTCCCGACGAAGACGGGAATCGCGACGATGTCCGTCAACCTGCTGCTCGAACGCGAGACCGACCCCGTCGTCTGGCGCGGACCGCTGATCGCGAAGATGGTCACGCAGTTCTGGACGGACGTCGCCTGGGGCGATCTCGACCTGCTGTTCGTCGACATGCCCCCAGGGACGGGGGATGTCGCCCTCACCGTCTTCCAGTCGCTTCCCGTCGACGGAATCGTGGTCGTCACCTCGCCGCAGGAGTTGGTCTCGATGATCGTCGCCAAGGCGGTCAAGATGGCCGACTTGCTGCATGTGCCGGTGCTGGCGGTCGTCGAGAACATGTCGTACTTCAAGTGCCCCGAATGCGGGGCGGAACACGCCGTCTTCGGCAGGAGCGCCGTCGAGAAGGTCGCACGCGAATACGGAGTGCGTCACGCGGTCAGACTTCCCATTGAACCGACGGTGGCTCGCCTCTGCGACGCCGGGCGCATCGAATTCGCGGATATCTCCGTGATCAAACCATTGGTCGATGTGATCGACCCCAAGGAGGAATGA